CACCGCCCGCTCCCCGCTGCGAGGTGGCCCGGCCTGAGGGCCCGGGCCGGGTGGCAGGATCAGCCGCATGGCGGACGGGTTGATCGCGGTGACGGGTGCGACCGGTGCGGTCGGGCGGAAGGTCGCGGAGCTGCTGGCCGCGGCCGGGGTCGCGCAGCGGCTGGTGGTGCGGGACCCGGCCCGGGCGCCGGAGCTCCCGGACACCGAGGTCCGCCAGATCGCCGACTACGGCCACGCCGACGACGTGCGCCGGGCGCTGGACGGCGTCGACACCCTGTTCCTGGTCCCGGCCCAGGAGTCGGCCGACCGGCGCGAGCGGCACTTCGCGGCGATCGACGCCGCCGCGGCCGCCGGCGTACGGAAGATCACTTACCTCTCGTTCGTCGGGGCGCGGCAGGACTCGACGTTCACGCTCGGGCAGGACCACTGGGCGACCGAGGAGCGGGTGAAGGCGACCGGGCTGCCCTGGACGTTCCCGCGGATGAACCTCTACCTGGACTTCCTGCCGCTGATGGTGACCGAGCAGGGCACGATCGAGGGCCCGGCCGCCGACGGCCGGGGCGCGTTCGTCACCCGCGACGACATCGCCGAGGTGTGCTCCCGGCTGCTGGTCGAGGGCGGCCACGACGGCGAGACCCACGACATCAGCGGGCCGGAGGCGTTCACGATGGCGGAGGCCGCGGCGACGATGTCCGCGGCGTCGGGCAGGGCGATCAGCTACGTCGAGCAGACCGTCGAGGAGGCGTACGCGTCCCGGGCGGTCTACGGCGCCCCGGACTGGCAGGTCGAGGCCTGGGTGACCACCTACACGGCCATCGCGAACGGCGACATCGCCGAGGTGACCGACGCGGTCCCGCACTTCACCGGCCACCCCGCCACCGGCCTCGCGCAGT
The Mycobacteriales bacterium genome window above contains:
- a CDS encoding NAD(P)H-binding protein — its product is MADGLIAVTGATGAVGRKVAELLAAAGVAQRLVVRDPARAPELPDTEVRQIADYGHADDVRRALDGVDTLFLVPAQESADRRERHFAAIDAAAAAGVRKITYLSFVGARQDSTFTLGQDHWATEERVKATGLPWTFPRMNLYLDFLPLMVTEQGTIEGPAADGRGAFVTRDDIAEVCSRLLVEGGHDGETHDISGPEAFTMAEAAATMSAASGRAISYVEQTVEEAYASRAVYGAPDWQVEAWVTTYTAIANGDIAEVTDAVPHFTGHPATGLAQFLSEHPQALDHVRT